A genomic region of Trichothermofontia sichuanensis B231 contains the following coding sequences:
- a CDS encoding GNAT family N-acetyltransferase, protein MDCRHIQFCKDPDRIDLKQLQELFNLAAFWAQKRSLSDLKIALTHSKPVISMWDHNRLIGFARATSDGIYRATIWDVVVHPDYQGLGLGRKLVETVLSDPHICRVERVYLMTTYQQSFYERIGFQTNESTTMVLLNQPLTDPYPLPAIAHPTQETAKIGV, encoded by the coding sequence ATGGATTGTCGCCACATCCAGTTCTGCAAAGATCCCGATCGCATTGATCTCAAACAACTTCAGGAACTCTTCAACCTTGCTGCCTTCTGGGCACAGAAGCGATCGCTCAGCGACCTCAAAATTGCCCTAACCCACAGTAAGCCCGTCATCAGCATGTGGGATCACAATCGTTTGATTGGCTTTGCCCGCGCCACCTCCGACGGCATCTACCGCGCTACTATCTGGGACGTTGTTGTCCACCCTGACTATCAGGGCCTTGGCCTTGGTCGCAAACTCGTTGAAACCGTCCTCAGTGATCCCCATATTTGCCGAGTTGAACGGGTCTACCTCATGACCACTTACCAGCAATCCTTCTACGAACGCATTGGCTTCCAAACCAATGAAAGCACCACGATGGTCCTCCTCAACCAACCGCTGACGGACCCCTACCCCCTTCCCGCGATCGCTCACCCCACCCAGGAAACCGCTAAAATTGGAGTGTAA
- a CDS encoding CorA family divalent cation transporter, which yields MKLPPSWKLPASITNRFGPNTAGKQRAMTADDHLLLVLHRVPQPGARDRQPVFFWRKPNGSWEHSSGGIGIDTLIKHLQEYNTAVDQFEQDYAKATDVEDYFRLLEVIFPVRLAAQNLHATLQAAREAVPHDRDLISLRDWAYDIERTLNLIYENTKNAMDFSIAKQAEEQNKIGMKSVEASHRLNILAAIFYPLTAISCVFGMNLANGLETSHYSLFWFVLIFTLLLGVFVRRWVTRGKWL from the coding sequence ATGAAACTACCCCCTTCTTGGAAACTCCCTGCCAGTATCACTAATCGCTTTGGCCCAAATACTGCCGGTAAACAGCGGGCCATGACGGCGGATGACCACCTGCTGCTAGTCCTACATCGGGTGCCTCAACCCGGCGCTCGCGATCGCCAACCCGTTTTTTTCTGGCGCAAACCCAACGGTTCCTGGGAACACAGCAGTGGCGGTATTGGCATTGACACCCTGATTAAACATCTTCAGGAGTACAACACCGCCGTCGATCAATTTGAGCAAGACTACGCCAAAGCCACAGACGTCGAGGATTACTTTCGATTACTAGAAGTGATTTTTCCCGTCCGGCTTGCGGCCCAGAACCTCCATGCCACCCTTCAGGCCGCCCGTGAAGCTGTTCCTCACGATCGCGATCTCATCAGTCTGCGCGATTGGGCCTACGACATTGAGCGCACCCTTAATCTCATCTATGAGAATACTAAAAATGCAATGGATTTTAGCATCGCTAAACAAGCCGAGGAACAAAATAAGATTGGCATGAAATCTGTTGAAGCCAGCCATCGCCTTAATATCCTGGCAGCCATTTTCTATCCTTTAACCGCGATTTCTTGCGTTTTTGGCATGAATTTAGCCAACGGCCTCGAAACCAGCCATTATTCTCTCTTCTGGTTTGTTCTGATTTTCACCCTGCTCCTGGGTGTCTTTGTCCGCCGTTGGGTCACGCGGGGCAAATGGCTCTAA
- a CDS encoding glycosyltransferase family 2 protein translates to MLEEIKPDLSQRACYSDPPGASLSAFSVVIPVFNEEEGITSTLDRLQEQLKGVPCPYEIVVVNDGSTDCSGPILRDRTDIRLVEHSTNLGYGAALKTGIRVAQYPLIVITDADGTYPNDRIPDLVAQASQADMVVGARIGANIQYPTIRKIPKWFLVRFAQWLTKTRIPDLNSGLRVFRKSVVERFLSILPDTFSFTTTITIALLTNRYIVRYVPIDYYPRLGKSKIKPIRDTLRFIQLILRTGIYFAPLRVFLPIAGIFYIGALITLYQDIFDRRDLTERTLILFVTATQIGMFALLADMIDKRSERF, encoded by the coding sequence ATGCTGGAGGAGATCAAACCGGATTTATCTCAACGGGCGTGCTATAGCGATCCGCCGGGGGCTAGCCTCTCGGCCTTTTCGGTGGTGATCCCGGTTTTTAATGAAGAGGAAGGGATTACCAGCACCCTCGATCGCCTCCAGGAACAGCTAAAAGGTGTCCCCTGTCCCTACGAGATCGTGGTGGTCAATGACGGTTCGACCGATTGCTCTGGGCCAATCCTGCGCGATCGCACGGATATTCGCTTAGTGGAGCATAGTACCAATCTGGGCTATGGGGCGGCGCTGAAAACCGGGATTCGGGTGGCCCAGTATCCCCTGATTGTGATTACCGATGCTGATGGCACCTATCCTAACGATCGCATTCCCGATCTGGTGGCCCAGGCCAGCCAGGCCGATATGGTCGTTGGTGCCCGGATCGGGGCCAATATTCAATATCCAACCATTCGCAAGATTCCCAAGTGGTTCCTGGTGCGCTTTGCCCAGTGGTTGACGAAAACCCGAATTCCCGATCTCAACAGTGGCCTGCGGGTTTTTCGCAAAAGCGTCGTTGAACGATTTTTGAGTATCCTGCCCGATACCTTTAGCTTCACGACCACAATTACGATCGCCCTGCTGACCAACCGCTACATCGTGCGCTATGTGCCGATCGACTACTACCCCCGCCTGGGCAAAAGCAAAATCAAGCCGATTCGCGATACCCTGCGGTTTATCCAGTTAATCCTGCGCACCGGGATTTACTTTGCCCCCCTACGGGTTTTTCTACCGATCGCGGGCATTTTCTACATCGGCGCCTTGATCACGCTTTACCAGGATATTTTCGATCGGCGCGACCTGACGGAACGAACCCTGATCCTGTTCGTCACCGCCACCCAGATCGGGATGTTTGCCCTGTTGGCGGACATGATTGACAAACGCAGTGAGCGCTTTTGA